gattgatgattgtcttattctatttatgatgcttttaatttaatttaagatattttccccttttgcctttggttaagtaattggtgatacttgagttatcaaactcagctgttgattaatatttgaagtttgttgattgatttggatccctctaaagctagtctttccttaggggttgactaggacttgaggaatcaaattgattagtccacttgactttcctttatttagtaagggttaactaagtgggaacAACagataattctcatcacacctgataaggataactagggtaggatttccagttctcataccttgccaaaagatttttataattattaatttattttccttgtcatttaaatttcttgttccttatttcaaaaactcaaaataaaatatatctttttccgtaaccaataataaatcatacttccctgcaattccttgagaagtcgacccgatgtttgaatacttcggttatttatttttattgggtttgcttaactgacaaacaaaacttttgtacgaaaggattctctgttggtttaggagctatacttacaacgcgattatatttgtgaatttttttaccgatagaaaatccgatcgtcaTGCCCCCACTGTAGGTATGGCCCAACGTCCCGTCGAGCGGGTTTCCGTTGCAAGAGCACCCTTCGATCGGTATGCCTGAGTGACTTCGGACGTGAAGGAAACCCCTAATCAAATGACCTTGGAGGAACTCACCGAGTTCCGATAATCCGAGTATCTTTCTGGAGGGACCGACGAGGAGACCAATTAGGAGGCTTTCGTTCCTGCCGAAAACGAACGGATATTTCAAATAAACCTACACTCTCCCTGGGTCCTTTATTGGATCTGTATGTATAAGGCTATGTTTACTCGCCTGGGGGCTCGCCTCCCCTTCTGTCCCTTCCAAATGGCGCTACTCAATCGTTGTTATGTGGCATCATCTCAGTTGCATCCGAACAGCTGGGCTTCTATCCGCTGTCTCGAGATGGTATATGAGTACTTAGAGCTGCCGACCTCCGTCGAGGTGTTTTTATTCCTCTTTACGTTGACAAACCCTTCTAAGTAGGGGAGGGCCAAAAAAGGTTTTATGTCCTTCCGATCAGCCCAAGGTCGGAGGATATTTGGCCTGTTTAAGGATTTGTACCATGGtttcaaagataaatatttCAAGGTTCGCCCGGCTGAAGGTCGGCATCCCTTTTGGCTGACTTTGGAAGGGGAACATCATATCCTGACTTACTGGAGTGTCGGGGCGGGAGCTAACGCTTTTACAAAAATAACGTATAAAGGGTTATCTCCCGGGAACAAGAGGGTTGCCGACGTGTTGTTTCCTGTCTTTGGGAAGAATCACGGTAATCCCCATCTCCTTATGAGTGATCAGGATATGGCTAGGAGTTATATACGTGAGTAGTCGTCTAGTGTTCTGCTATTATCCTTATTTATCCGCCCGTCTTAACGACTAACTCGCTTCCGTGTTTTGTTTCAGTGTCAATGTCTGCCGAGGTAGTTGGCCTTGATGCTTTGTTCCATACTTTCCTGGGTGATGACAGCGATGACGACTCTGCTACCCCTGCCCAGGAAGTGCCACCCCAGAATGTCTTCGGACCAGAGGTTCAGTCCCAACCTACCCAGGGAGAGGTGGTCGGGACTAGCACTGGTTCAGGACCCCGACCAGAGGTGGAGGTGGAGGTTGAAGAGCCAGAGGTGGTTGTCATTGACAACTCGAGAAAGAGGAAGCCGTTCTCTAGTCCTAAAGGTGTTCTCACTGTGATGGAGAAGAACTTCGATGCCAGGACCTTCATTGATACCCATCTGCTTCTTGGCACGGTGGAGTTTTTCTATGGTGGGGATCTCACCTCGCAAGCTAGTGGATGTATCGTACTCTTCTTCGGGAGCCGATGTGGCGAGAAAGGCGGAATCCGTCCTGGCGGGAACGCGGACGTTGGAGGACAAGCTCGAGTCCTCCGTTAAGGGTAACGCCAGGTACAGAGATGAGGTCAAGTTGCTCCAAGAGCGGCTGGCTACCGCTGAGGAGAAAGTGAAGACCGCTGAAGAGTAGGTCAAGGTCTCCGATGCTGTCGTGGCCCGTCTTACCGAGCGAGAGCTCACCCTAGAAGGCCAACTTAACACTGCTCAAGGTCGGGTGGCTGAGTTAGAGAAGGAATGCGATGAGGCCCTCTCGTTGGTGAAGACGGCCCTGGATAAAACTGCTGAGTTTAAAAAGAAGTACAAAGAAACCGTGAAGCAGGGCAAGAACGCCATCTTGATGATCGAGGAGGCCCTCAAAACTCAAGTGAAGCTACTGGCTCCCAATATTGATACCTCTGCCGTTGGTTTTTTCAAGACAGTCAGGGATCGCAAGATTGTTGATATGCCGAAAAAGTAGCTTGTATTTCTTGTAATTTTGTAGACTTTTGAATATTAGTAGTTTTAGCGAATATGTTTGCCGTTTGGTCGGCATGTAACAAACTACTTTTTTCTCGCTTTGTCGGTAATTGTTTTACTTTATGTTCTCTTACCGTTTTTTTGGTAGTCAGCATATTTGCTTATACTTGTTTACCGTTTCGCTGGTAATTAGTGAAGCCAAGTCGTGGCTTTTATCGTTTTAGTAGCCATTCGTTGTGGCGTTCATTACCTTGGTGGTTCCTGGGGTGATAAGTCCCAGGATACCGTGTCGTGATGGCGTCGCTTACTCGGCACAacgatttaattaataatattgaaCGCGAACAAGGAGATGATGAGTAGCAGATAAATAGTAGCGATAACCGGTCTAAACACAAAGTGATAGCAAATACATTACAAGGGAAAATATCTCAACATAAAGTAACATGGGTCTTACTAAGTTGGTTAGGATGGTAGGCCGCTTGCTCAGTTTGCGTGCCTTGCCTTCTAGGAATAGAATCTTATTAGGCTATTCGCGTTCTAAGTCCTCAGAATTTCCTTGCCATCCAGTCATTCCAATTTGTAGGCACCATTGCCGAGCACCTCTTTCACCCTGTACGGGCCTTCCCAATTTGCCGCCAGCTTGCCTTCCCATGGTGTCGGGAGTCCGACGTCGTTGTGTCATAAGACCAGGTCATTCTACTCAAACTCTCTCTTGAGTACCTTGGTGTTGTAGCGCAGGGCCATCCTTTGCTTCAATGCCGCCTCCGACAAGTGAGTCATCTCCCTAGCCTCATCCACCAAGTCTTTTTCTACGGCCTCTTCGAGTCCTCCCAAAAGTAGTCGTGGACTCGGTTCCCCGATCTCTACGGGTATTATTGCGTCTACCCCATAGGTGAGCCAGAAGGGGGTTTCCTCGGTAGACGACTGCTGAGTTGTGTGATAGGACTAGAGAACCGAGGCTAACTCGTCTGCCCATGCTCCCTTCTTCTGGTCAAGTCACTTTTTGAGGCCTTGTAAGATGACCTTATTCGCAGCCTCGACTTGGCCGTTAGTTTGGGGGTGTTCTACTGATGAGAACTTTTGCTTTATGCCCAAGCTAGTTAGAAATTCTCTGAACTTCTTGTCAACGAATTGAGTGCCGTTGTTCGAAATGATGACCTCTGGGATACCGAATTTGGTTATCTCTTGCCTCCACATGAACTTTCGACAATTAGCTGATGATATACTGGCCTGTGGTTCGGCCTCCACCCACTTGGTATAGTAGTCGATGGTGACAATTAGGTACTTTACCTATCCAGGTCTCACCGGAAAAGGCCCCAAATGGTCGACTCCCCATTGTGAGAATGGCCGAGAGGACATGAGAAGGCTTAGTTCAGCTGCCGGTGCTTCGTGAAAGTTGGCGTTCTCCTGGCAACTTCTGCATCTCTTCACGAATTCTTTGGAGTCCGCCATCATCGAGGGCCAGTAGTAACCAGCCCTGAGGAGTTTCTGTGCTAAGGCCTTCCTTCAATGTGATGGCCGCAACACCCCTTGTGGACTTCTCTTTAACACGTAGTCCGTTTGGTCGGAGTGCAAGCACTTCAAAAGGGGTTGGTTGAGCCCTTTCTTAAACACTTGGCCTTGTATTATTGCATACTTGGCCGCCTCTCTTCTTAGCACCTTTGCCGCCTTGTCGTCCTCAGGAAGTTTACTTTTTTCCAAGTAATCCATGATTGGGTCCACCCAGAAGGGGAGGTCGGTTGCTCGTGATACGTGCAGGGACACCGTTGGCTCTTTCACCAAACCTTGTATGAGAGATCGGTTTCCGGTTCCTGGCTTCATGCTCGCCAGCTTTGATAGGAGGTCGGCCTGGGTGTTCCTCTCACTCGGGACATGCTGCACCATGACCTCGTCAAACTCCTGGGTAAACTTTTTAACCTTCTCCAACTACCTTTGTAGTAGTGAATCCCTGGCTTGGCACGTTCCATTGATCTGCAACGTGACGACCTGAGAGTCGCTACACACTTCGACTCTGGTGGCGCCGACCTCTTTTGCCAGAACTAAGCCACCCAGGAGGGCCTCGTATTCCGCTTGGTTGTTGGACACCAGAAAATCAAACTTGACCAACTACTCGTATACTACTCCAGTTGGGCTCTCCAAGATGATCCCTGCTCCCCCGAACGTTTGGTTGGAGGCTCCGTCCACGTGGAACTTCCACCGTGTGATCGGTGTCTCGGGAGAACTACCCGTTACTTCGACCAAGAATTCAGCCATGGCTTGGGCCTTGATCGCATATCTGGGCTCATACTGCAAGTTTTACTGGCATAATTCTATCGCCCATGTCATCATCTTGCCCGCTAGATCGGGTTTCTGGAGTACTTGGCGGATTGCCTGGTCCGTCCTGACGATTATTTGATGCTCTTGGAAGTATTGTAGCAACCTACGGGAGGAGGTCAGGAGGGCGTACGCCAGTTTTTCTAACTTGTTATATCTCAGCTCTACCCCTTGTAGCACTTTGCTCACGAAGTAGACCGGTTGCTGGGTCTTTCCTTCTTTCCGTACCAGAGCGGTTGCCAACGCCTCGTCGGTCACGGCCAAGTACAAGAATAGCGCTTCTCCATTTTTGGACTTGCCGAGAACAGGCGGGGCCGAGATGATGCTCTTAAAGTGATTGAAGGCTTCTTCACATGTCGGGGTCCAATTAaatactattttctttttcatcaggttgaagaatGATAGAGTTTTGGTAGCCGAGACTCTGAGAAAACGGGATAATGCGGAGAGCCTTCCTGTATATTAAGTTTGATTGAAGCACTAGTAGAAAAGATTAACTTGCATCAGCAAAATAAttgcaaaattaaaattgaaatgccACCACCAATTTCGGTCAATGTATTTAgtctatatattatatgatactaaccagaaaattaaaatatatcccCTATCAAAACCACGCACCAAGGGTCAGATAGAACAGACATAAGTCAAAGACTCAAAgtcattattaataattatccCTTTATTCTCATCATATTGACTTATTCAAATTGTTAAGAGCTGGAGTGCTTGCACTAAGCTACTGTAAATTAGGTTTCTAATTAATCAAGTTTATTCGCACTTTAATGATCACAACAACATGAACGACAATTTTATTCCAGCATGAGATGCATTTCACTAATTATTAGATGACTTATTTACTATTCCATCTCTTGTGCATATCATCAACAAATCCAAGTCAACACTGAACAATATAATATCAGTGTCACAAAGTTACAAACTATATagtaaaaacaaagaaatacaCATGcaaatactttatttatttgtcatatcattattaattaattggaGCTTTGATTTGATCGATTTAAGAAGATACTGGCTGGAACCGAACCTTGTATGGTTTATCAGTGATAGCAACAAGCGAATTCCCATTACTATCTTGAAACACACCAATGTTCCCACAAACTGGCTTGCAAGTTTCACAAACCTTAGGACAGAAATAGAGGTTGTAATCATTATCATCCTTCTGAATCTGGAACCAATTGTTAACTGTGTTTTTTCCAGGGTTTCCAATAACACCACCAGTTGTCACAATCCTTTGTCCACTGGAAGCATCATTCACTAACTTCCACACCGTGGATTCAGAGCAATTCGACTTAACGTCGAATTTGATGTTCAAATCGGAGTTAGTGTAGATTTCCCTATTTGTTTTAGGGTTAACCGGTGTGAATGTTACTGCCTGACCTGTCCCACGCACGACCACAACGTTAAGAGGACAGGTTTTGTTTGGTGTTGTTGATTGAAGGGCAAAGCCGGGGCCAACTGGACATGGCGGCCGGCGACAAATGATGGATGGGCTGGTGGGGACCGGGCGGATATAATAGTCCTTGCCGGCCTGGAGAGTATTGTTATCTGTGTCAATCACTAGTTCCATGATTGGCCctccttgagcttcaccaagaAATGGATGCGTGCACAAAGCAAAGAGAAGAGCAAAAAGAAACACTAGTGACCTCATTTTGGTTGATATGATGGTAACTGATATGTTATGATGTGGCGTATGCAAATCTTGGTTGATGAAAAGCACATATATTGATATATATAGCCAGCAGGCAATGAatgaattttctcaattttttttaattattaattaaagtataattttttactatttaatatttttctacacatgttttttattttacttaaaaagTATAAGATAAGAGAAATTATACTTTACTAAATGAAGAGTGTTAGAGACTAacagattttataatttatagttatcaattagttattattggaatttttaatggtataaaattatatctaatgGTATAAAATTAGTCACTTTTTTTACTGATTAAGTGttggccaaattttaataaaaatattgaccTGTCCTAACCTTTCTCTTAtcgaataattaaaaaaattgagaaaatatatTCCACTTATTTAAGTCTACAATATTAAATTTACGACatgtgaaaattttaaatttcaacataatttatatcaaagattttattagtaaatattctaaaaacattatttataaacttaaaatagaaatatttaattaaaattttaagaaatttaggatttttttaataattttttaatacagACTAAATTAAATGGcttctaatataattttttataattcaaaaaaaatcttaaaatatttgttaacaAAATCCATAtagcaacatatataattatgcatggaatgaaaagaaaataaatttcaagTCAATTATTTTGGCCGATAGAGTTTTCCTTGTTAGGTTATACTAGATCGAATTCCACGCAATTATCGGCATTATTACTGAATGTTCTGTAATGCTTTAGTTAGTAGTTAGTATCTTAGTCAGCAAGCTAATTAAGAAGCAGATGCATATATACAAAATTGTATTGCTATTCTTCATTTGGAAATGTCTTAGAAACAATCTTTGATATGTACACTCTAATTGaaattgcatttttttctttcccccttaattttcttttgtccTAAGTTCATAATTAATGACTACTTTTTGGATAGCGTATCCAGTTTGGTTTTGCTTCTGTGATGTCCgagattattatatatatatatatatatataatgataaaCATAAATGACGAAGGTGAAAATTCAAATGAAGTATTGGAAGATAAGGATATTAGCTAAGCCTAATAGGTTGTTAAGTTAACTCTTTCTAATGAAATGAAATGACGTAAAGTAATTAGTGAGGCTTATGTGTATGCATGGTTTGGTCAATTAGTCAATAATATTGACCTCAATTTTAGGAATCTTGAATTTAAATAAGTTACGACGACTTTTAGTGATTCGAAGATCattcatatttatatatttgcaCGCCATATtcttcaattcctcttcccattCCAACAAGTTAGGTTTCATCTATAATTTCAACAATTACCGCCCCCGATACTAATTATTCACATTACCGCAGCCACTAAAATTAAAAGCTTACAGctataatatgtatttatattttaatatgtattttatactaatagctGATTTTGATATACACATAATATTAAAGACGGAACTAGAACAATTCTTAGGAGGaggccaaaataaaaatataactttaaaaaagttaaaattaagaaaagacgactaatataaaaattaaaaaattttatacattaaaatttttaatttgggaGGTCATTGTTGCCTTCTTACTTTATATTAACTTCTGCCAATGGTTTAAGTGTATAATGTGTTGAGTTAATAAACATCTCAAGTCATGAAATCATTCATCTCAAAAGTTTAAATTAGTTTTGGAGTTCATCAAGAaacgaactcttgacctttcgaaTATAGAGTTCTAATATCATGACCAAAAGTTTCAACTGATAAGAAAAGataacactaatggttatatctctaatactccctaAATCTCCATATTAttcacattgtacaaatattctattGGCTCCCCATACTTTCTCGTCATTTTAATATACTTATATTACGATGGTTatggtattttaaaaaaatattataaaaaaactatgactaaaatctaaaaaaatataattgtataACCATCATAATCATCGTAAACGTAACTATACTAAATTCTACCCTTATATATAAAACGTATACACTCCACTACGTGCATGTGCCTGACTTGGTCCTTAAGTAACAGAATTGGTTAATTCTCTTCTATGATTAACACTAGTCccaacacacacaaaaaaaaa
The Arachis duranensis cultivar V14167 chromosome 5, aradu.V14167.gnm2.J7QH, whole genome shotgun sequence genome window above contains:
- the LOC107489921 gene encoding miraculin produces the protein MRSLVFLFALLFALCTHPFLGEAQGGPIMELVIDTDNNTLQAGKDYYIRPVPTSPSIICRRPPCPVGPGFALQSTTPNKTCPLNVVVVRGTGQAVTFTPVNPKTNREIYTNSDLNIKFDVKSNCSESTVWKLVNDASSGQRIVTTGGVIGNPGKNTVNNWFQIQKDDNDYNLYFCPKVCETCKPVCGNIGVFQDSNGNSLVAITDKPYKVRFQPVSS